A genomic region of Halobacteriovorax sp. JY17 contains the following coding sequences:
- the rimO gene encoding 30S ribosomal protein S12 methylthiotransferase RimO, whose protein sequence is MQTTKFENRTVFFTSLGCSKNLVDSQVMLGYMGLDGFQVVPEPETAEVIVVNTCSFVEAAKQESIETILDLADYKDQEQGNCKALVVSGCMAQRYSDQLEESLPEVDMFIGTGEYNKIVPLLKALEDNKLEKKSFVEIPKFIHTEFDPRLNTSPFYTAWLKISEGCNRNCTFCIIPALRGRLRSRSVESLVTEAQNLAESGVRELNLISQDLSDYGVDLDENNNLFALLNGLESIEGIDWIRLFYFYPDELTDEVIEQMRNSKKICSYLDMPVQHFSTNVLKRMNRKITGDEIMNRIERLRERNPGIVLRTSIIVGFPGESEEDFQTLLEGVKKAKFNHLGIFRYSDEEGTPAYRLRDKVDQETIDDRFDQLFEVQREIVRELNASYKGKVIDVLIEGAHEETELLIQGRHVGQAPDIDGKVIINDSDLEGLKAGDLVKVEITEVLDYDLVGRVVTLN, encoded by the coding sequence ATGCAAACAACAAAGTTTGAAAACCGTACTGTATTTTTCACTTCATTAGGATGTTCTAAGAACTTAGTCGATTCGCAGGTAATGCTTGGCTATATGGGATTAGATGGATTTCAGGTTGTCCCTGAACCTGAAACTGCTGAGGTCATAGTTGTAAATACGTGCTCATTTGTTGAGGCTGCAAAACAAGAGTCAATTGAAACGATTTTAGATCTTGCTGACTATAAAGATCAAGAGCAGGGAAATTGTAAGGCCCTTGTTGTTTCTGGTTGTATGGCGCAGAGATATTCAGATCAGTTAGAAGAATCTCTTCCTGAAGTTGATATGTTTATTGGAACAGGAGAGTATAATAAAATTGTTCCTCTTCTTAAGGCTTTAGAAGACAATAAGCTTGAGAAGAAATCATTCGTAGAAATTCCAAAGTTTATCCACACGGAGTTTGATCCAAGATTAAATACTTCTCCATTCTATACGGCATGGCTTAAAATCTCAGAAGGCTGTAATAGAAATTGTACCTTCTGCATTATTCCTGCGCTTAGAGGAAGATTAAGATCTAGATCTGTTGAGTCATTAGTCACAGAGGCCCAAAACCTTGCAGAGTCTGGTGTTCGTGAATTGAATCTTATTTCTCAAGATCTTTCTGATTACGGTGTTGATCTTGATGAGAATAATAATCTCTTCGCACTTTTAAATGGATTAGAAAGTATTGAGGGGATAGATTGGATTCGTCTATTTTACTTCTACCCAGATGAATTAACGGATGAAGTTATTGAGCAGATGAGAAATAGTAAAAAGATTTGTAGCTACCTTGATATGCCTGTTCAACATTTTTCAACAAACGTTTTAAAGAGGATGAATAGAAAAATTACTGGTGATGAAATCATGAATAGAATCGAAAGACTTCGTGAGAGAAATCCTGGTATCGTTCTTAGAACGTCAATTATTGTAGGTTTTCCTGGAGAGAGTGAAGAGGATTTTCAGACTCTTTTAGAGGGTGTAAAGAAAGCTAAGTTTAATCACTTAGGAATTTTTAGATATTCAGACGAAGAAGGGACACCTGCTTATAGACTTAGAGATAAAGTAGACCAAGAAACAATTGATGATCGTTTTGATCAGCTCTTTGAAGTTCAAAGAGAAATAGTTAGAGAGCTCAATGCTAGTTATAAAGGAAAAGTTATAGACGTTCTTATTGAAGGGGCTCACGAAGAAACAGAACTTTTAATTCAAGGGCGTCATGTTGGACAAGCTCCAGATATTGATGGAAAAGTTATTATAAATGATAGTGATCTAGAAGGCCTAAAAGCCGGAGATCTCGTAAAAGTCGAGATCACCGAAGTTTTAGATTATGATTTAGTTGGTAGAGTCGTTACTCTTAATTAG
- a CDS encoding lytic transglycosylase domain-containing protein: MENKSFYILILVTLFYSSCATKVMSPPNPNFLNLSGSLELSESDILAQKFHKANLDFSNKFYQKACPEFEELSNNKKFPLRNIALIRALKSCNWTVPKLISVWESHEIEDWLSQDYYQISYEVAKSKNIKLWQAKHNFSLYPFEVRKEEKEKYIRNALEIAEDEQITELVTKYNEELQKISPRFIIAPSDDQLYEVARDFERAREYDNAIKTYESIIKNQNVDLKTKINSWHRITRVFKNKRRKDLAQSSTKTLVNWIEKNRESIGSQYNFELVEARTRWARATWTENNLPLAKKILTNTLKRHSPTDSQGATIHYLLAGIAKEEKKIKSAIYYLNQSIKLSDREQKEDILWQLSWLEYKRKNYQVSSKLLLELHSDYSDTSKYSYWLAKSLSREKKTKESLPYFSKTIELNPYGYYGIQAKRVLGLKSDFNLEVIKSTEDNLFEWLIALGEYDSAKKYLDGLIYSSKSDSSKLSLLERMNRARNFQGSLRTFFNMDENQRGEIEKKFIQYIYPKPSLESKYLENKFDNNLAYSIIRQESAFNREARSFADAYGLMQVIPSRAQKLAKKHSIPYQDTDDLYNIDVNMALGVHYLEDLKKMFQYLPMVIGSYNAGEAAMSRWVKSRYQGDIEIFIEDIPYQETRKYIKLVLRNYFIYQELPIDKKVFIY; the protein is encoded by the coding sequence ATGGAAAACAAAAGCTTTTATATCCTTATTTTAGTGACCTTATTCTACTCCTCGTGTGCCACAAAGGTGATGAGTCCTCCAAATCCAAATTTTTTAAATTTGAGTGGCAGCCTTGAGCTTTCAGAATCTGATATTTTGGCCCAGAAATTCCATAAGGCTAATTTAGATTTTTCAAATAAGTTCTATCAGAAAGCCTGTCCAGAGTTTGAAGAACTATCAAATAATAAGAAATTTCCGCTTAGAAATATTGCTCTTATTCGAGCCCTTAAGTCATGTAACTGGACTGTTCCTAAGTTGATATCTGTTTGGGAGTCTCATGAAATCGAAGATTGGCTCTCTCAAGATTATTACCAAATATCTTATGAAGTCGCAAAGTCCAAGAACATTAAACTCTGGCAAGCAAAGCATAACTTCTCGCTCTATCCTTTTGAAGTACGAAAAGAAGAAAAAGAAAAATATATTCGAAATGCTCTTGAAATAGCTGAGGACGAACAAATCACAGAGCTAGTGACAAAGTATAATGAAGAACTTCAAAAAATTTCACCAAGATTTATCATTGCCCCAAGCGATGACCAGCTCTATGAAGTCGCGAGAGATTTTGAAAGAGCAAGAGAATATGACAACGCAATTAAAACCTATGAATCCATTATAAAAAATCAAAATGTAGATTTAAAAACAAAAATTAATTCATGGCACAGAATAACTAGAGTTTTTAAGAATAAGAGAAGAAAAGATCTTGCACAAAGTTCTACAAAGACACTTGTCAATTGGATAGAAAAAAACAGAGAATCAATAGGGAGCCAATATAATTTTGAACTTGTTGAAGCAAGAACGAGGTGGGCAAGAGCAACTTGGACTGAAAATAATCTTCCTCTAGCAAAGAAAATACTAACGAATACTCTAAAAAGGCACTCTCCTACGGACTCTCAAGGTGCTACTATTCACTACCTACTTGCAGGAATTGCAAAAGAAGAAAAGAAGATTAAATCTGCAATTTACTATCTCAACCAATCTATAAAACTTAGCGATAGAGAGCAGAAGGAAGATATTCTATGGCAACTCTCTTGGCTCGAATATAAGAGAAAGAATTACCAAGTATCGAGTAAGCTTCTCCTTGAACTTCACTCAGATTATAGCGACACTTCAAAGTATAGTTACTGGCTTGCAAAATCTCTTTCGAGAGAAAAGAAAACAAAAGAGTCTCTTCCTTATTTTTCGAAAACAATTGAGCTTAATCCCTATGGATACTATGGGATTCAGGCAAAGAGAGTTCTTGGGCTAAAGAGTGATTTCAACTTAGAGGTTATTAAATCAACAGAAGATAATCTATTTGAATGGTTGATTGCTCTTGGAGAATACGACTCTGCAAAGAAGTACCTAGATGGTCTTATTTATTCTAGTAAGTCTGATTCAAGTAAACTCTCTCTTTTAGAGAGAATGAATAGGGCCAGAAATTTTCAAGGAAGTCTTCGAACATTCTTTAATATGGATGAAAATCAACGTGGTGAAATTGAGAAGAAATTTATTCAATATATTTATCCAAAGCCAAGTTTAGAATCTAAATACTTAGAAAATAAGTTTGATAACAACCTAGCGTATTCTATTATCAGACAAGAGTCTGCGTTCAACAGGGAAGCAAGAAGCTTTGCGGACGCTTATGGACTAATGCAAGTAATCCCCTCAAGAGCTCAAAAACTCGCGAAGAAGCACTCTATCCCATACCAAGACACTGATGACCTCTACAATATCGATGTGAATATGGCACTCGGAGTTCACTACCTAGAAGATTTAAAAAAGATGTTTCAATACCTTCCAATGGTAATCGGCTCTTATAATGCTGGAGAAGCGGCCATGAGTAGATGGGTTAAATCCCGCTACCAAGGAGATATAGAAATTTTCATTGAAGATATTCCTTACCAGGAAACAAGAAAGTATATAAAGCTAGTTCTTAGAAATTACTTTATTTACCAAGAACTACCTATTGATAAGAAAGTATTTATCTATTAA
- a CDS encoding outer membrane lipoprotein carrier protein LolA: protein MAKSILISLLFINQIYAAAFIPDRFSASFEQVYKSALTGKEKRSKGMMDYSYPGSIRLETSSPESLTYVSNERKTWYYTPAFIESEPGQVTIQEATKNELTKFLDILRKGLLTNKLYKVTKNKESNYFLTFTKDISKDLGIVSAKLVFKDGKPLFKNLKTVEMVLDSKKVKRLELSKIIEGPKFSKDHFVFEIPKNTKINR, encoded by the coding sequence ATGGCTAAATCAATCTTAATTTCACTTCTATTTATTAATCAAATTTATGCCGCGGCATTTATTCCTGATCGTTTTTCGGCAAGTTTTGAGCAAGTGTATAAAAGTGCCTTAACTGGAAAAGAGAAGAGATCTAAGGGAATGATGGATTATAGCTACCCTGGAAGTATTCGATTAGAGACTTCATCACCGGAGAGCTTAACTTATGTTAGTAATGAAAGAAAGACTTGGTATTATACACCTGCTTTTATAGAAAGTGAGCCAGGGCAAGTGACCATTCAAGAAGCAACTAAGAATGAACTGACAAAATTTCTAGATATTCTAAGAAAGGGACTTCTTACTAATAAGCTTTATAAAGTAACAAAGAATAAAGAAAGTAATTACTTTTTAACTTTCACAAAAGATATTTCTAAGGATTTAGGAATCGTTAGTGCGAAGCTAGTATTCAAAGATGGAAAACCACTTTTTAAAAATTTAAAAACTGTTGAAATGGTTTTAGATAGTAAGAAAGTAAAGAGGTTAGAGCTTTCAAAAATTATTGAAGGCCCTAAGTTTTCTAAAGATCACTTTGTTTTTGAAATTCCAAAGAACACGAAAATTAATAGATAA
- the smc gene encoding chromosome segregation protein SMC — MKLKRLVIQGFKSFKDRTTIHFDDGITGIVGPNGCGKSNIVDALFWVMGEQSAKHLRGKSMKDLIFAGSSKYNPGAYAEATLVLGNDDGKHIHIGNKVSSPSEIQLTRKLYRNGETEYRINNYPARLKDIQEVFMDTGAGAKSYSIIAQGEINRLVQAKPEERRTMIEEVAGITKFKVRKKESLKKIEQTEQNLNRLQDLQSEIEKNLKALQKQAEKAERARSLKEKIKRNDIIVHSHKVYDLLKDLRDGKTLLNEKTLELEGWATRKNSLEISLEEERFKKEEQTEKVEILQKERNEISTQLATAEERFSNLCKTLTDKENLIETRQKEMSELEEELIEREEKIKALEKSLVELQAKNEEAINFEEVEERIELLKEQLELKVDQVDSMKSGMEEKRAELNTLSQTAFQNTSKLEEYAANLQDITEEIEALEKQYSGVSTQLAEERDAVHAANELAERLTDLEVSLKTEIEKLIVENKALEAELKERSKSLITKESKLSSLREVSAAMDGVREGAVDFLKTVDSEKYQLLGSLIQCEETHAKAVQNLLSDFMDTLVSTEDEVSPVLDWCKNNNEKALEFLSPNKSGDMTSEETLERLRVATGGNITPVYELLNLPEEYKAKLVPFFDGYFIATSFDQDVFKSISDSIKFKAISSVDGKSLIRNAGNGKILTMTGNSEGQGVVERNNQILELEKEIEVLEVEVRNLEVKCEEHSITLEEKRDELELQRNQLSEARADHAAKKSALESKLSGMESGNTRLEILKKRKTEISKSRLDMLESEDSLSKNKVILDEALEDLTARFEEENEELIDLRSTYETERESYMEKQVEINTFKERVSGIQAQIDDINSQMEKQTTRIASNKELIEKYNEEIETTNDQIDLLETSNQEKASELSGRDDVLGIMKDDLTQLLLAMQEREDEVKELNKKVSKNEKDITEYDLKITQWQNEEVESVKNIFEKYQIDLREAIGGFLEYEQDDFEDLIDTRQMYMMETENGLIPIQKQSYEFHRRYGQDLKECSNKLKNYKNEYNRLGEINWQAIEDYDRQKLRFDFLRVQEVELKQSLEDLETAINHIDDKSKERFKIAFEEVDVRFRKVFPIIFGGGEAMLKVTGDINDSECGVDIIAKPPGKKMQNINLMSGGEKAMTAVSLIFSIFLVKPSPFCLLDEVDAPLDDANVGRFNELLREMSSDSQFILITHNKKTMELNDTLYGVTMQEPGVSKAVSVQLH; from the coding sequence GTGAAATTGAAGAGACTTGTTATACAGGGATTTAAATCCTTTAAAGATCGCACAACTATACATTTTGATGACGGTATTACTGGTATCGTTGGGCCAAATGGTTGTGGAAAATCGAATATTGTTGATGCCTTATTTTGGGTAATGGGTGAGCAATCTGCAAAACACCTTCGTGGTAAATCCATGAAAGATTTAATTTTTGCAGGTTCTTCAAAATATAACCCTGGTGCATATGCTGAGGCGACTCTTGTTCTTGGTAATGATGATGGTAAACATATCCACATTGGAAATAAAGTATCAAGCCCATCTGAAATTCAGCTGACTAGAAAGCTTTATAGAAATGGTGAGACTGAATACCGAATAAATAATTACCCTGCGAGACTTAAAGATATTCAAGAAGTTTTCATGGATACTGGGGCCGGAGCGAAATCTTATTCGATTATTGCTCAGGGGGAAATCAATAGACTTGTTCAAGCGAAGCCGGAAGAGCGTCGTACGATGATTGAAGAAGTTGCTGGTATCACAAAATTTAAAGTCAGAAAGAAAGAGTCTTTAAAGAAAATTGAACAAACAGAACAAAACTTAAATAGACTTCAAGACCTTCAATCTGAGATTGAAAAGAACTTGAAGGCCCTGCAAAAACAAGCTGAAAAAGCGGAGCGTGCAAGATCTCTTAAAGAGAAAATTAAGAGAAATGATATTATTGTTCACTCTCATAAAGTTTATGATCTTCTTAAGGATTTAAGAGATGGAAAGACTTTATTAAATGAAAAAACTCTTGAGCTCGAAGGTTGGGCAACAAGAAAGAATTCTCTTGAAATTTCACTCGAAGAAGAGAGATTTAAGAAAGAAGAGCAAACAGAGAAAGTCGAAATTCTTCAAAAAGAAAGAAATGAAATTTCTACTCAACTTGCTACTGCTGAAGAGAGATTTTCTAATCTTTGTAAAACTCTTACAGATAAAGAAAATTTAATCGAGACAAGACAAAAAGAAATGTCCGAGCTTGAAGAAGAGCTAATCGAAAGAGAAGAGAAGATTAAAGCTCTTGAAAAATCTCTAGTTGAATTGCAGGCAAAGAATGAAGAGGCTATCAACTTTGAAGAAGTTGAAGAGAGAATAGAACTTCTTAAAGAGCAGTTGGAGCTTAAGGTAGATCAAGTCGACTCGATGAAAAGTGGAATGGAAGAGAAGAGAGCTGAACTCAATACTCTTTCTCAAACAGCTTTTCAAAATACTTCCAAGCTTGAAGAGTATGCTGCTAATCTTCAGGATATAACTGAAGAAATTGAAGCTCTAGAGAAGCAATACTCAGGTGTTTCTACTCAACTAGCAGAAGAAAGAGATGCTGTTCACGCGGCAAATGAGTTAGCTGAGAGATTAACTGACCTTGAAGTAAGTTTAAAAACTGAAATTGAAAAGTTAATCGTAGAAAATAAAGCTCTTGAAGCTGAGCTTAAAGAGAGAAGTAAGTCTCTTATTACAAAAGAGTCTAAGCTTTCGTCATTAAGAGAAGTTAGCGCGGCGATGGACGGTGTTAGAGAAGGTGCCGTTGATTTTTTAAAGACTGTTGATTCTGAAAAATACCAATTACTTGGAAGTCTAATACAGTGTGAGGAAACGCACGCAAAAGCAGTTCAGAATCTTCTAAGTGATTTCATGGATACTCTTGTTTCTACTGAAGATGAAGTAAGTCCTGTTCTTGACTGGTGTAAGAATAATAATGAAAAAGCTTTAGAATTCCTTTCTCCAAATAAAAGTGGAGACATGACTTCTGAAGAAACTCTTGAGAGATTAAGAGTTGCTACAGGTGGGAATATAACTCCTGTTTATGAGTTACTAAATCTTCCTGAAGAATATAAAGCAAAACTAGTACCATTCTTTGATGGATACTTTATTGCAACAAGCTTCGATCAAGACGTTTTCAAGTCTATTTCAGATTCAATTAAATTTAAGGCAATCAGCTCAGTGGATGGAAAGTCTTTAATTCGAAATGCTGGAAATGGAAAAATTTTAACGATGACTGGAAACTCTGAAGGGCAGGGCGTTGTTGAAAGAAATAATCAGATCTTAGAACTTGAAAAAGAAATAGAAGTTCTTGAAGTTGAAGTGAGAAATCTTGAAGTTAAGTGTGAAGAACATTCTATTACACTTGAAGAAAAGAGAGACGAGCTTGAGCTACAAAGAAATCAACTTTCTGAAGCAAGAGCGGATCATGCTGCAAAGAAGTCAGCCCTTGAGTCTAAACTTTCTGGAATGGAGTCAGGAAATACACGTCTTGAGATCCTAAAGAAGAGAAAGACCGAAATTTCAAAATCTAGATTAGATATGCTTGAGAGTGAGGATTCACTTTCTAAGAATAAAGTTATTCTTGATGAAGCGCTTGAAGATTTAACAGCGAGATTTGAAGAAGAGAATGAGGAATTAATCGATCTAAGATCAACATATGAGACTGAAAGAGAGTCTTATATGGAGAAACAAGTAGAGATAAATACTTTTAAGGAACGTGTTTCTGGAATTCAAGCTCAAATCGATGATATTAATTCTCAAATGGAGAAGCAAACAACACGTATAGCTTCAAATAAAGAATTAATAGAAAAGTATAATGAAGAAATTGAAACAACTAACGATCAAATTGATCTTCTAGAGACATCTAATCAAGAGAAGGCCTCTGAGCTTTCAGGCAGAGATGATGTTCTAGGAATTATGAAAGATGACTTAACTCAGCTACTACTTGCAATGCAAGAGAGAGAAGATGAGGTTAAGGAGCTAAATAAGAAAGTTAGTAAGAATGAAAAAGATATTACAGAATACGATCTTAAAATCACTCAGTGGCAAAATGAAGAAGTTGAGTCGGTTAAAAATATCTTTGAAAAGTATCAAATTGACTTAAGAGAAGCTATCGGTGGATTCTTAGAGTACGAACAAGATGATTTTGAAGACCTTATCGATACAAGACAAATGTATATGATGGAAACTGAAAATGGTCTAATTCCTATTCAAAAACAATCATACGAGTTCCACAGACGTTATGGGCAGGATTTAAAAGAATGTTCTAATAAGCTTAAGAATTACAAGAACGAGTATAACCGTCTTGGAGAAATAAATTGGCAAGCAATTGAAGATTACGATCGTCAAAAGCTCAGGTTTGATTTCCTAAGAGTGCAAGAGGTTGAGTTAAAACAATCGCTCGAAGATCTTGAGACGGCAATAAATCATATTGATGATAAGTCTAAAGAGAGATTTAAAATTGCCTTTGAAGAAGTTGATGTAAGATTTAGAAAAGTATTCCCAATCATTTTTGGTGGTGGTGAAGCCATGCTAAAAGTTACTGGTGATATAAATGATAGTGAGTGTGGGGTAGACATCATTGCTAAGCCACCAGGTAAGAAAATGCAGAATATTAACTTGATGTCAGGTGGTGAAAAGGCCATGACAGCAGTGTCACTAATTTTCTCAATATTCTTAGTTAAACCTTCTCCGTTCTGTCTTCTAGATGAGGTTGATGCTCCTCTTGATGATGCTAACGTAGGTAGATTTAACGAACTACTTAGAGAAATGAGCTCTGACTCTCAATTTATTCTCATTACTCACAATAAGAAAACAATGGAACTTAATGACACGCTCTATGGTGTGACTATGCAAGAGCCAGGTGTTTCAAAAGCAGTATCAGTACAATTGCACTAA
- a CDS encoding methyl-accepting chemotaxis protein — translation MTKINFKIKLILLCIFMSSVSLTIGIVSYLGFQKFTDLSKNINHDVIPRSLLLSEMDVNYQKTRIAVRTLGLANLSDEDRLEAIQASINAVAAYEKASDNLNAKISNPKEEILYKNVLKEWADFKSVGVRALDLAKVYDEPAKIKLLEIFLKHCPEAASQYQTVLDEYNKYIRLEVTHSSDSATKTSHFLNIILIGISITGIFLGLITGFIFASKISTSIRKTLENLTQSSSFLTLSANTIAETSQSLSSSSEQQDTSLQESSSSLEEISSMVRMTADNAIKSDDLAKSSLTKASSGKKAVTKMIQSMSDININIDTIVEELDGNNLEMKKITDLINKIEEKTQIINDIVFQTKLLSFNASVEAARAGEAGKGFAVVAEEVGKLAELSGKASIDIAEMVSSSVDQVNRIVNDSQKRVSLLVTDVRTSVTNGSSIANECGEILENIVTSVEHVTTSISEISTASREQSKGIEELQESILQVDSSSKSNTGIARDTSEVANKLKDQVTHVNSSISEIQNVILGDFERKKAS, via the coding sequence ATGACAAAGATAAACTTTAAGATTAAACTTATATTATTGTGTATTTTCATGTCATCAGTAAGTCTGACTATTGGAATCGTTTCATACTTAGGTTTTCAAAAGTTTACCGACTTATCCAAAAATATTAACCACGATGTTATTCCTCGAAGCCTTCTTCTAAGTGAGATGGATGTGAATTATCAAAAAACTAGAATTGCGGTAAGAACCTTAGGTCTTGCGAACCTAAGTGATGAAGACAGGCTTGAGGCCATACAAGCTTCAATCAACGCAGTAGCTGCATATGAAAAAGCTTCCGACAATTTAAATGCCAAAATCTCAAACCCAAAAGAAGAAATTCTCTACAAAAATGTTCTTAAAGAATGGGCTGATTTTAAAAGTGTTGGAGTTCGCGCACTTGATTTAGCAAAAGTGTACGATGAACCAGCAAAGATTAAACTACTCGAAATATTTCTTAAGCATTGCCCGGAAGCGGCAAGCCAATACCAAACAGTCCTTGATGAGTACAATAAATATATTCGTCTTGAAGTAACACACTCTTCCGACTCTGCAACAAAGACTTCACACTTTTTAAACATCATTCTAATTGGAATTTCAATTACGGGAATATTCTTAGGTCTTATAACTGGATTTATTTTTGCGAGCAAAATTTCCACATCTATTAGAAAAACCCTAGAAAATCTTACACAGAGTTCAAGTTTTTTAACTCTTAGTGCGAACACTATTGCCGAGACATCTCAAAGCCTTTCAAGTTCAAGTGAGCAACAAGACACCTCACTTCAAGAATCATCCTCATCTCTTGAAGAGATTAGCTCAATGGTGAGAATGACTGCAGACAATGCGATCAAGTCTGACGACTTAGCAAAATCAAGCCTTACCAAAGCCTCTTCCGGAAAAAAAGCTGTAACAAAAATGATTCAATCCATGAGTGATATAAATATTAATATTGATACAATTGTTGAAGAGCTAGATGGAAATAATTTAGAAATGAAAAAAATCACTGATCTCATAAATAAGATCGAAGAGAAGACACAAATCATTAACGATATTGTTTTTCAAACAAAGCTTCTCTCCTTCAACGCTTCAGTAGAAGCGGCAAGAGCTGGTGAAGCTGGAAAGGGATTCGCTGTCGTTGCAGAAGAGGTTGGAAAACTTGCAGAGCTTAGTGGGAAAGCATCGATTGATATTGCAGAGATGGTTTCTTCCAGCGTCGACCAAGTAAATAGAATCGTTAACGATTCACAGAAGAGAGTTTCTCTACTAGTTACAGATGTACGAACAAGTGTAACCAACGGCTCAAGTATTGCGAATGAATGCGGTGAAATTTTAGAAAATATTGTAACAAGTGTTGAGCATGTCACGACTTCAATTTCTGAAATCTCTACGGCCTCAAGAGAGCAATCAAAAGGAATAGAGGAACTTCAAGAATCAATTCTTCAAGTTGATAGCTCGTCAAAATCTAATACAGGCATTGCAAGAGATACTTCCGAAGTTGCAAATAAACTTAAAGATCAGGTCACTCATGTTAATAGCTCCATCTCAGAAATTCAAAATGTCATTCTTGGTGACTTTGAAAGGAAGAAAGCTTCTTAA
- a CDS encoding DUF6488 family protein: MKIITILITLTLTSISFAGPGGGHSHGHGHSHSAPMISKEKTEKIGREHIQRLIKAKKIDTSWLNSKFDKSEMKKNEWIVTFDNDKGVKGKKLYIFLKKSGGFVAANFSGK, translated from the coding sequence ATGAAAATTATAACAATTTTAATAACACTTACTTTAACTTCAATTTCTTTTGCTGGTCCGGGAGGAGGACATTCTCATGGACATGGTCACTCTCATAGTGCTCCTATGATTAGTAAAGAGAAGACTGAAAAAATTGGAAGAGAGCATATCCAAAGGCTTATAAAAGCAAAGAAAATAGATACTTCATGGCTCAATTCAAAGTTTGATAAGTCAGAGATGAAGAAAAATGAATGGATCGTTACATTTGACAATGACAAAGGTGTTAAAGGAAAAAAGCTTTATATCTTTTTGAAAAAATCAGGTGGATTTGTCGCAGCAAATTTCTCGGGAAAATAA
- a CDS encoding HupE/UreJ family protein has product MYKLILSFLMLFMSASSFAHGISEEAKQAMIEGGYLQYIWLGAEHMITGYDHLLFLFGVIFFLTTFKEIVKFISVFTLGHSITLILATFMGITANYWLVDAVIAISVCYKGFDNNDRFKTYFGMRRSPNLLMMVFIFGLIHGFGLSTRLQQLPLGEKGMGMLMRIVSFNVGVELGQIVALGIMLVLLSGVRKTNFFKRFSKIANDGLILAGFMLLLMQLHGYLHNSSPEEFGFSEDNHIHHHLKIDKTKNTEQHDNL; this is encoded by the coding sequence ATGTATAAACTAATATTAAGTTTTCTCATGTTATTCATGTCAGCAAGTTCTTTTGCTCATGGAATAAGTGAGGAAGCTAAGCAAGCAATGATTGAAGGTGGTTATCTTCAATATATATGGCTCGGTGCCGAGCACATGATTACTGGTTATGATCACTTACTATTTCTTTTTGGAGTAATATTTTTCTTAACTACATTTAAAGAAATAGTGAAATTCATTAGTGTCTTCACTCTTGGTCATAGCATTACGCTTATTCTAGCAACTTTTATGGGGATTACGGCTAACTATTGGTTGGTTGATGCAGTAATCGCCATTAGTGTTTGCTATAAGGGTTTTGATAATAATGATAGATTTAAAACATACTTTGGAATGAGGAGGTCTCCGAATCTCTTAATGATGGTTTTTATTTTTGGCCTAATTCATGGTTTTGGTCTTTCAACAAGATTGCAACAGCTCCCACTTGGTGAAAAAGGAATGGGAATGTTGATGAGAATCGTCTCTTTCAACGTAGGGGTTGAGCTTGGACAAATTGTCGCCCTCGGGATTATGCTAGTCTTACTGTCTGGAGTTCGGAAGACGAACTTCTTTAAAAGATTTTCAAAGATAGCTAACGATGGTCTAATTCTTGCGGGATTTATGCTCTTGCTAATGCAGCTTCATGGCTACTTACACAACTCAAGCCCCGAGGAATTTGGATTTAGTGAAGATAATCATATTCATCATCACCTTAAGATAGATAAGACTAAAAATACTGAACAACACGATAACTTATAA
- a CDS encoding recombinase family protein: MSKISELTEGKWPKTSIIEALQAHGIKKSDTPIPSKPKYGYKVENGELVLCEKEQKIIKLILELHAQGNSLRKIARILNEKKIKGKYGGLWDKSVISTIIKRETKQEE, translated from the coding sequence ATGAGCAAAATCAGTGAACTAACTGAAGGAAAGTGGCCAAAGACATCTATCATTGAAGCCCTTCAGGCCCATGGAATTAAGAAGTCAGACACTCCAATTCCTTCCAAACCCAAGTATGGCTACAAAGTGGAAAATGGGGAGCTAGTTCTTTGTGAAAAAGAACAGAAAATCATCAAACTGATCTTGGAGCTTCATGCCCAAGGTAACTCTTTGCGAAAAATCGCTCGAATTCTAAACGAGAAAAAAATTAAAGGTAAGTACGGCGGTCTTTGGGACAAGTCCGTTATCTCAACCATTATTAAGCGTGAAACCAAACAGGAGGAATAA